In the Salinirubrum litoreum genome, one interval contains:
- a CDS encoding chemotaxis protein CheW: MEQVVVFRLGTETYAVDVDAVRSIVEDREPTRVPRAPEGVVGVIDLRGEITAVVDPTVSLDSDLAQVTPDGGDLTGSQVLVLDREDGVGLRVDEVLDVLDVPPERVETEAAMDELAGAGVSHGLVKKVIKLETAGDLEPVAWLDVETLVELSAA, encoded by the coding sequence ATGGAACAGGTCGTCGTGTTTCGGCTCGGTACCGAGACCTACGCGGTCGATGTCGACGCGGTTCGCTCTATCGTCGAGGATCGCGAACCGACGCGCGTGCCGCGCGCACCCGAGGGGGTCGTCGGCGTCATCGACCTCCGGGGAGAGATCACGGCGGTCGTAGACCCGACCGTCTCGCTGGACAGCGACCTCGCACAGGTGACACCCGACGGCGGGGACCTCACTGGCTCGCAGGTGCTCGTTCTGGACCGCGAAGACGGCGTAGGTCTCCGTGTCGACGAGGTGCTGGACGTGCTGGACGTGCCACCCGAGCGAGTCGAGACCGAGGCGGCCATGGACGAACTCGCCGGGGCCGGTGTCTCCCACGGTCTGGTGAAGAAGGTGATCAAACTGGAGACCGCCGGCGACCTCGAACCGGTGGCGTGGCTCGACGTGGAGACGCTGGTCGAACTCTCCGCAGCGTGA
- a CDS encoding aldo/keto reductase, producing the protein MTLDTVSLGRTGTKVSEIAFGTWRFGRENDEGDIEVGRDRAHDLLDAYADHGGRFIDTADMYGDGRSEEYIGDWLATRDREDYVVASKIYWPTRDDPNGSGLSRKHLRRQIDLILERLGTDYVDLLYIHRWDDDTPVEEFMRTLDEFVRAGKVNYLGTSTFEPNAWKVVKANELADRRGYEPFSIAQPRYNAVNREIEGNYLDMCADYDIGVVPWSPLAGGFLTGKYSRNEEPPADSRAATDQQFVDSYLTPENFDALEVVEAVADEVDASPGQVSLAWLLHHEQVTAPIIGARTVEQLEENISAAEVSLTAEQFERISDAK; encoded by the coding sequence ATGACGCTGGACACGGTTTCACTCGGGCGGACTGGCACGAAGGTCTCCGAGATCGCCTTCGGGACGTGGCGCTTCGGCAGGGAGAACGACGAGGGCGACATCGAGGTCGGCCGCGATCGGGCACACGACCTGCTCGACGCCTACGCCGACCACGGCGGTCGGTTCATCGACACGGCCGACATGTACGGCGACGGCCGGTCGGAGGAGTACATCGGCGATTGGCTCGCGACCCGCGACCGGGAGGACTACGTCGTCGCCTCGAAGATCTACTGGCCGACCCGCGACGACCCGAACGGATCGGGACTCAGCCGCAAACACCTCCGACGACAGATCGACCTGATCCTGGAGCGTCTCGGCACGGACTACGTGGACCTGCTCTACATCCACCGCTGGGACGACGACACGCCGGTCGAGGAGTTCATGCGCACCTTGGACGAGTTCGTCCGGGCCGGGAAGGTGAACTACCTCGGCACCTCGACCTTCGAACCGAACGCCTGGAAGGTCGTGAAGGCGAACGAACTCGCCGACAGACGCGGCTACGAACCGTTCTCGATCGCGCAACCGCGCTACAACGCCGTCAACCGCGAGATCGAGGGCAACTACCTCGACATGTGTGCAGACTACGACATCGGCGTCGTCCCGTGGTCGCCACTCGCAGGGGGGTTCCTGACGGGCAAGTACAGTCGGAACGAGGAACCGCCGGCGGACTCGCGGGCCGCGACCGACCAGCAGTTCGTGGACTCGTACCTCACGCCCGAGAACTTCGACGCGCTGGAGGTCGTCGAGGCGGTCGCCGACGAGGTGGACGCCTCCCCGGGCCAAGTGTCGCTCGCGTGGCTCCTGCACCACGAGCAGGTGACTGCGCCGATCATCGGTGCCCGGACCGTCGAGCAGTTGGAGGAGAACATCTCTGCGGCCGAGGTCTCGCTGACCGCCGAGCAGTTCGAGCGCATCAGCGACGCGAAGTAG
- a CDS encoding chemotaxis protein CheW, whose protein sequence is MADQVGVVEFSLGGDRYCLGIDAVTEIVDAEVTPLPNTPDRVAGVTDLRGQTARVLDPRAVFDVGDPGPDSGDRVVMLDTIDDPRGWLVDDVRDVHRVELADVDESFEGEGRGIRGLVRVAENDFMIWVDADAV, encoded by the coding sequence ATGGCGGATCAAGTAGGCGTCGTCGAGTTCAGTCTCGGCGGCGACAGGTACTGTCTCGGCATCGACGCCGTGACCGAGATCGTCGACGCCGAGGTCACACCCCTGCCGAACACCCCGGACAGAGTCGCGGGTGTGACCGACCTCCGGGGCCAGACCGCACGCGTCCTCGATCCACGCGCCGTCTTCGACGTGGGCGACCCCGGTCCCGACTCCGGCGACCGGGTCGTCATGCTCGACACGATCGACGACCCACGCGGCTGGCTCGTCGACGACGTGCGAGACGTCCACCGGGTCGAGTTGGCCGACGTCGACGAGTCCTTCGAAGGCGAGGGGCGCGGCATCCGGGGGTTAGTCCGGGTCGCCGAGAACGACTTCATGATCTGGGTCGACGCCGACGCTGTCTGA
- a CDS encoding protein-glutamate methylesterase/protein-glutamine glutaminase, with amino-acid sequence MKALVVDDSQFMRTVVRKALEDADYEVVEASDGEKAVQATRAHDPDVITMDVEMPTMNGIDATEAIMSTQPTPILMLSAHTERGAEATFDALSKGAVDFLPKPDGEVSTDTGDLAIDLVEKVETVRSADVSAVTTAADSTGDGAADLADPDTTGDATADDIESSIGEVATEYVENPTIVLGASTGGPKVLQRVLYDLPRDIDARVLIVQHMPENFTARLAERLDSVSSYDVREADDGIRVGAGEAVLARGGKHMRVDSYGGGRIRLKTTDEEKVHGVRPAIDVTMHSAATTIDDPLVGVALTGMGQDGARGIKAIKQVGGTTIAQDEASSPVWGIPRSAVETGAVDSVVGATEIADAVVRALEE; translated from the coding sequence GTGAAGGCGCTGGTCGTCGACGACTCGCAGTTCATGCGGACGGTCGTCCGGAAGGCGCTCGAAGACGCCGACTACGAGGTCGTCGAGGCCAGCGACGGCGAGAAGGCCGTGCAGGCCACCCGCGCACACGACCCTGACGTGATCACGATGGACGTCGAGATGCCGACGATGAACGGTATCGACGCCACCGAGGCGATCATGTCTACGCAACCGACCCCCATCCTGATGCTGTCGGCTCACACCGAACGCGGTGCCGAGGCGACCTTCGACGCCCTCTCGAAGGGGGCGGTCGACTTCCTGCCGAAACCCGACGGCGAGGTCTCGACGGACACCGGCGATCTGGCCATCGACCTCGTAGAGAAGGTCGAGACCGTCCGGAGCGCGGACGTGTCGGCCGTCACGACCGCCGCAGACAGCACCGGCGACGGTGCGGCGGACCTCGCGGACCCGGACACGACCGGCGACGCGACGGCCGACGACATCGAGTCGAGTATCGGCGAGGTGGCGACGGAGTACGTCGAGAACCCGACCATCGTCCTCGGCGCGTCCACGGGGGGACCGAAGGTCCTCCAGCGAGTGCTGTACGACCTCCCCCGCGACATCGACGCCCGCGTGTTGATCGTCCAGCACATGCCGGAGAACTTCACCGCCCGACTCGCGGAGCGTCTCGACTCGGTCTCCTCGTACGACGTGCGCGAGGCGGACGACGGGATTCGCGTCGGGGCCGGCGAGGCCGTTCTCGCACGCGGCGGGAAACACATGCGCGTCGACTCCTACGGCGGGGGGCGCATCCGACTCAAGACGACCGACGAGGAGAAGGTCCACGGCGTCCGGCCGGCGATCGACGTGACGATGCACTCGGCGGCGACGACGATCGACGATCCGCTGGTCGGCGTGGCGCTGACCGGGATGGGACAGGACGGGGCACGCGGGATCAAGGCGATCAAGCAGGTCGGCGGGACGACGATCGCACAGGACGAGGCGAGTTCGCCGGTCTGGGGGATTCCGCGCTCCGCAGTCGAGACCGGCGCGGTTGACTCGGTCGTCGGCGCGACCGAGATCGCGGACGCGGTGGTGCGAGCCCTCGAGGAGTAA
- a CDS encoding chemotaxis protein CheC, which translates to MDEDTDVEAAYRLADEGGVRAADRLGAMTDVGVHGTRTTLGLLTPDTPADAAVVGVELRGDTTDRVLVVFEDPDAVRHAAGDPDALPELGNVMVSGLVDGWADARETAIDMAPPARPDFAEERVPSARTVIETDAGRITLLLEFVDDGPAGLRSSDRLAADSAASAADRIGGLTGVETSVTVRELTYLPVEGLVGDVDDEPMVAVAARFDGPPDGYFLLLLDEASARAVARQLAGTTALDSEGRDAIAELGNVVAGGVVDSWADDLGTAIDISPPQVVHDIGEAVVDPVLVRLGRRQSFAATFDAQVEAAGGRFDCRVCAISEGEGLAPLAPDT; encoded by the coding sequence ATGGACGAGGATACGGATGTCGAGGCGGCCTACCGGTTGGCCGACGAGGGCGGCGTGCGGGCCGCCGACCGCCTCGGTGCGATGACCGACGTCGGAGTCCACGGCACCCGGACCACACTCGGGTTGTTGACGCCGGACACGCCGGCCGACGCCGCAGTCGTCGGCGTCGAACTCCGAGGCGACACCACCGACCGCGTGCTGGTCGTCTTCGAGGATCCGGACGCGGTGCGCCACGCGGCGGGTGATCCCGACGCCCTCCCGGAACTGGGCAACGTGATGGTCAGCGGACTCGTGGACGGCTGGGCCGACGCCCGCGAGACGGCGATCGACATGGCTCCGCCCGCCCGACCCGACTTCGCCGAGGAGCGCGTGCCGTCCGCCAGAACCGTGATCGAGACCGACGCCGGCCGGATCACGCTGCTGTTGGAGTTCGTCGACGACGGCCCGGCCGGCCTCCGGTCGTCCGACCGACTCGCGGCCGACAGCGCGGCCTCGGCGGCCGACCGGATCGGCGGACTGACCGGCGTCGAGACGAGCGTCACGGTCCGGGAACTGACCTACCTCCCGGTGGAGGGACTCGTCGGCGACGTGGACGACGAACCGATGGTCGCGGTCGCCGCGCGGTTCGACGGCCCCCCGGACGGCTACTTCCTGCTCCTCCTGGACGAAGCCAGTGCGCGGGCGGTCGCGAGGCAACTCGCCGGGACGACCGCCCTCGACAGCGAGGGCCGGGACGCGATCGCGGAACTGGGCAACGTCGTCGCGGGCGGCGTCGTGGACAGTTGGGCGGACGACCTCGGGACGGCGATCGACATCTCGCCGCCGCAGGTCGTCCACGACATCGGCGAGGCGGTGGTCGATCCGGTACTCGTGCGACTCGGCCGGCGACAGTCGTTCGCCGCGACGTTCGACGCACAGGTGGAGGCGGCCGGCGGTCGGTTCGACTGCCGGGTGTGTGCGATTTCGGAGGGCGAGGGGCTGGCACCCCTCGCACCGGACACGTGA
- the cmk gene encoding (d)CMP kinase, producing MSDTGTAEDGFGTDRGETTPTDRTVDSNLFITVSGPPGCGATTVCNRLSAVLDCGYVSGGDIFRELAEEREMSLSQFIAEAEASEEIDRALDRRLQTIAEKWGTANNAFILESRLAGWLAGNRADLRIWLDAPAEVRVDRTRAREEMEAEMRVREVSEAGRYESYYGIDITDQSFYDLSINTARWDEDTVLDILLSAVDGYDAQADEGAFATKDVDV from the coding sequence ATGTCGGACACGGGCACGGCCGAAGACGGGTTCGGGACGGACCGAGGGGAGACGACACCGACCGACCGGACGGTCGACAGCAACCTCTTCATCACCGTCTCGGGGCCGCCGGGCTGTGGCGCGACGACGGTGTGTAACCGCCTGTCGGCCGTCCTCGACTGTGGCTACGTCAGCGGGGGCGACATCTTCCGGGAGTTGGCCGAGGAGCGTGAGATGAGTCTCTCGCAGTTCATCGCCGAGGCGGAGGCCTCCGAGGAGATCGACCGCGCACTCGACCGCCGACTCCAGACCATCGCCGAGAAGTGGGGTACCGCGAACAACGCGTTCATCCTCGAATCCCGTCTCGCGGGGTGGCTCGCCGGCAACCGCGCCGACCTCCGGATCTGGCTCGACGCGCCGGCCGAGGTGCGCGTCGACCGGACCCGTGCCCGCGAGGAGATGGAAGCAGAGATGCGCGTCCGCGAGGTGTCGGAGGCCGGCCGGTACGAGAGCTACTACGGCATCGACATCACCGACCAGTCCTTCTACGACCTCTCGATCAACACCGCCCGCTGGGACGAGGACACCGTCCTCGACATCCTCCTGTCGGCCGTCGACGGCTACGACGCCCAGGCCGACGAGGGTGCCTTCGCGACCAAAGACGTGGACGTGTAG
- a CDS encoding chemotaxis protein CheD: protein MRGRPDVTRVRMAEYAVGTGAMRSNGLGSCVAVALVDPEAGVGGLAHVMLPDSDRRSGEPPAKFADTAIPHLGREVVAAGGSRRRLRAKFAGGSDLFEFSGVGERIGERNAEAVRRALTEAGIPIDGTDTGGDYGRTVTLDPRTGTLRIETADGDEQTL from the coding sequence ATGCGCGGCAGGCCGGACGTGACCCGCGTCCGGATGGCCGAGTACGCCGTCGGCACCGGGGCCATGCGGAGCAACGGTCTCGGCTCCTGTGTCGCGGTCGCGCTCGTCGATCCGGAGGCCGGCGTCGGCGGACTCGCACACGTCATGCTCCCCGACTCGGACCGCCGGTCGGGCGAACCCCCCGCCAAGTTCGCCGACACGGCGATCCCACACCTCGGACGCGAGGTCGTCGCGGCGGGCGGCAGTCGGCGCAGACTCAGAGCGAAGTTCGCCGGCGGGAGCGACCTGTTCGAGTTCTCCGGCGTCGGCGAACGCATCGGCGAACGCAACGCCGAGGCCGTTCGGCGGGCGCTCACCGAGGCTGGGATCCCGATAGACGGCACCGACACCGGCGGCGACTACGGCCGGACGGTCACGCTCGATCCACGAACCGGCACGCTCCGGATCGAGACGGCCGACGGCGACGAACAGACGTTGTGA
- a CDS encoding methyl-accepting chemotaxis protein, whose protein sequence is MAMTVREYLPMRIRRSYSAKFAAILLSIGVGIAILGGSATVYIALGIQQGYITVLNTYLAGFGATIGAMLVAGVMGMVLGRRTAASIDHLSAQADRIQSGDFDVDLETDRVDNIGQLYDSFGEMRDALDTQIQEADAARQRAETAQQEAEALAEQLETQADEYSDVMQACAEGDLTRRMDPGEHEAMAEIAHEFNTMMDELAATVRELEEFAEEVATSSTQASASIEEVKGASQQVTTSVQEISDGASSQNDNLRTVSEEMSTLSATIQQIAASTGEVADLSEDTAEAGEEALDDAEEAIEGIRAVESESEETAAQIDRLQQEIGEIDEIVDFITEIAEQTNILAVNASIEAARAGEAGEGFAVVAEEVKSLAEETKEAAGDIDELVARIREQTGKAAREVDQTAELVSENADSVENAADSVDDIVTNVHDTNQSIQEISEATDQQATSTDEVVSTIDQVAATSEQTTAEAQTVAAAAEEQTSALSEVTDSVSSLADRATHLSELLDELETDDDAFDYPLEEDAPEPPNTPDGEPAPATDGGETH, encoded by the coding sequence ATGGCAATGACAGTTCGGGAGTACCTCCCGATGCGGATTCGTCGGAGTTACTCCGCGAAGTTCGCCGCGATCCTCTTGAGTATCGGCGTCGGGATCGCGATCCTCGGCGGCAGTGCGACCGTCTACATCGCACTCGGGATCCAGCAGGGGTACATCACGGTGCTGAACACCTACCTCGCGGGGTTCGGTGCGACCATCGGTGCCATGCTCGTCGCAGGGGTGATGGGGATGGTGCTCGGTCGGCGGACGGCGGCGTCCATCGACCACCTGTCGGCGCAGGCCGACCGGATCCAGTCGGGCGACTTCGACGTGGACCTGGAGACGGACCGCGTCGACAACATCGGGCAGTTGTACGACTCGTTCGGCGAGATGCGTGACGCACTCGACACGCAGATTCAGGAGGCCGACGCGGCCCGTCAACGGGCCGAGACGGCCCAGCAGGAGGCCGAAGCCCTCGCCGAGCAGTTGGAGACGCAGGCCGACGAGTACAGCGACGTGATGCAGGCCTGTGCCGAGGGAGATCTCACCCGGCGGATGGACCCAGGCGAGCACGAGGCGATGGCCGAGATCGCCCACGAGTTCAACACGATGATGGACGAGTTGGCGGCGACGGTCCGCGAACTAGAGGAGTTCGCCGAGGAGGTCGCCACCTCCAGCACGCAGGCGTCGGCCAGTATCGAGGAGGTGAAGGGCGCGAGCCAGCAGGTGACGACCTCGGTCCAAGAGATCTCCGACGGCGCGAGTTCACAGAACGACAACCTCCGAACCGTCTCCGAGGAGATGAGCACGCTGTCGGCGACGATCCAGCAGATCGCCGCCTCCACGGGCGAGGTGGCCGACCTCTCCGAGGACACCGCCGAGGCGGGCGAGGAGGCCCTCGACGACGCCGAAGAAGCCATCGAGGGCATCCGGGCCGTCGAGAGCGAGTCCGAGGAGACCGCCGCACAGATCGACCGCCTCCAGCAGGAGATCGGCGAGATCGACGAGATCGTCGACTTCATCACCGAGATCGCAGAGCAGACGAACATCCTCGCGGTCAACGCCTCCATCGAGGCGGCCCGCGCGGGCGAGGCCGGCGAGGGGTTCGCGGTCGTCGCCGAGGAGGTCAAGTCGCTCGCCGAGGAGACGAAGGAGGCCGCCGGCGACATCGACGAACTGGTCGCCCGCATCCGCGAGCAGACCGGGAAGGCCGCCCGCGAGGTGGACCAGACCGCCGAACTCGTCTCGGAGAACGCCGACAGCGTGGAGAACGCGGCCGACTCGGTCGACGACATCGTGACGAACGTCCACGACACGAACCAGTCGATCCAGGAGATCAGCGAGGCGACCGACCAGCAGGCGACCTCCACCGACGAGGTCGTCTCGACGATCGACCAGGTCGCCGCCACGTCCGAGCAGACGACCGCCGAGGCACAGACCGTCGCCGCCGCCGCCGAGGAACAGACCTCCGCCCTCTCGGAGGTGACCGACAGCGTCTCCAGTCTCGCCGACCGCGCGACGCATCTCTCGGAACTACTCGACGAGTTGGAGACCGACGACGACGCGTTCGACTACCCGCTGGAGGAGGACGCCCCGGAGCCGCCGAACACCCCGGACGGGGAACCCGCACCCGCCACCGACGGCGGCGAGACGCACTGA
- a CDS encoding response regulator, translating into MPTRVLIVDDSGFMRRLLRGILEEDFEVVGEAETGAEAVEAYHEHDPDVVTMDIVMPDVDGIEATARIKQSDPEARIVMCTSVSQREKMQQAVDAGADSYITKPFDEPDVLSAVGDVA; encoded by the coding sequence ATGCCGACGCGCGTACTGATCGTCGACGACTCGGGGTTCATGCGGCGACTCCTCCGCGGCATCTTGGAGGAGGACTTCGAGGTCGTCGGGGAGGCGGAGACGGGTGCGGAAGCGGTGGAGGCGTACCACGAACACGACCCGGACGTGGTGACGATGGACATCGTGATGCCCGACGTGGACGGGATCGAGGCGACCGCGCGGATCAAGCAGTCCGACCCGGAGGCACGGATCGTGATGTGTACGAGCGTGAGCCAACGCGAGAAGATGCAACAGGCCGTCGACGCCGGCGCGGACAGTTACATCACGAAACCCTTCGACGAACCCGACGTGTTGTCCGCCGTGGGTGACGTGGCGTGA
- a CDS encoding asparaginase yields MTDTDTETPADAAEQSPTVRVLSCGGTIASEPSDTGAAPAKSGSDLVAAVPELAEYADVSAVEVASHPGFDMQFSAVAGVVEAIREGIEAGVDGFVVTHGTDTLADTAYALWLTLDPDRLGDRPVVVTGAQRRFDEPSSDAPANLTTAVRAATGEAVASGVFVAFDDELHAARDVVKTHTNKLDTFQSPGTGPVASFTRADVRVHRRPPSTATGSSVEAGSLPASALSADAEVAVVHSGLGVGAGGMDRALEAGVDGIVVEGTGLGNVTGALGDAIRDAVESVPVVVVSRCHAGPTEPVYGTPGGAVTLRDHGVLFGGDLPTAKARVKLCLALSAGADEETLADLFE; encoded by the coding sequence ATGACCGACACAGACACCGAGACGCCGGCCGACGCGGCCGAGCAGTCACCGACCGTCCGCGTCCTGAGTTGCGGCGGCACCATCGCCAGCGAACCGAGCGACACCGGCGCGGCCCCCGCGAAATCCGGAAGCGACCTCGTCGCTGCGGTCCCCGAACTGGCCGAGTACGCCGACGTGTCCGCCGTCGAAGTCGCCTCCCATCCGGGGTTCGACATGCAGTTCTCGGCGGTCGCGGGGGTCGTCGAGGCGATCCGCGAGGGCATCGAGGCCGGCGTCGACGGCTTCGTGGTGACCCACGGAACCGACACGCTGGCGGACACCGCCTACGCGCTGTGGTTGACGCTCGATCCCGACCGTCTCGGCGACAGACCGGTCGTCGTCACGGGGGCACAGCGTCGGTTCGACGAACCGAGTTCCGACGCCCCTGCGAACCTCACGACCGCTGTGAGAGCCGCGACCGGTGAGGCGGTCGCGTCGGGTGTCTTCGTCGCGTTCGACGACGAACTTCACGCCGCGCGGGACGTGGTGAAGACGCACACGAACAAACTGGACACCTTCCAGTCGCCCGGGACCGGCCCGGTCGCGTCGTTCACCCGTGCCGACGTCCGGGTCCACCGCCGGCCTCCCTCGACGGCGACCGGTTCCTCTGTCGAGGCCGGGTCCCTGCCCGCGTCGGCACTGTCGGCCGACGCCGAGGTGGCGGTCGTCCACTCCGGTCTCGGCGTCGGCGCTGGTGGGATGGACCGCGCGCTCGAAGCCGGCGTGGACGGCATCGTCGTCGAGGGGACCGGACTCGGGAACGTCACCGGTGCGCTGGGTGACGCGATCCGCGACGCGGTGGAGTCCGTGCCGGTCGTCGTCGTCTCCCGGTGTCACGCCGGGCCGACCGAACCGGTGTACGGGACGCCCGGCGGAGCGGTGACGCTCCGAGACCACGGCGTCCTGTTCGGCGGCGACCTGCCGACCGCGAAAGCACGGGTGAAGCTGTGTCTCGCGCTGTCGGCGGGTGCCGACGAGGAGACGCTCGCCGACCTCTTCGAGTGA
- a CDS encoding chemotaxis protein CheA encodes MDDLTDAFVAESEEAISALNAGLLELEGDPDDEEAMDSVFRTAHTLKGNAGAMGFSTAANLAHALENLLDGMRQGDVPVTGETMDAAFAGVDEFEAMIDEVAETGEIARDPTEAVAEIERVVRETDPVDASDEAATADSESDGDTEDAESTDVEDRPADDVESTGESTDDEDPAVTADDTAGGESEDPLDAFVEEAGADERSPAATVADTAEASDSGVGETTDTDDADASDTAGDDAPPATATTDPGDEFFDPANDQMADDDTSEPTDDSAGATGESESPPTATGDEPSTQTATGDEPSTTTDDSESPFPTPTEAETEALRETAGDPDGPARHVRLSVLGGDFPEIDGSLAMDGVAGEVDVLGADPDSTAIREGDFESPVDLLVESDADPDDLAETLEGIPRIETAVAVLAGDVAADAEAVQQYREARAEATGEADGDATGDDGARVQSVRVDVDTLDTLYGLVEELVTSRIRLRGAVESGDLDNAQQELDALETATGDLQDTVMDARLVPLSTVASTLPRVVRDTARECGKEVSLETDGEDVEMDRDVLEAIGDPLIHIVRNAVDHGIEPPEIRESKGKPREGTVELSAWRSRDRVTVEVSDDGSGLDPDALRETAVERGTLDPEEAAAMSDTAARELVFEPGFSTAGEVTEVSGRGVGMDVVASTLRELDGRVEIESEPDEGTTVRLRLPVSVAIARTLFVEVGDEEFGVPVSAVEEIGRLTETRTVEGREVVPIDGELYPLVRLGDALDVAGRVEGEMLVRARSSVRQVALGVDAVAGQEEVVIKPFDGVLEGIPGLSGATVLGEGRVVPVLDVETL; translated from the coding sequence ATGGACGATCTCACAGACGCATTCGTCGCGGAGAGCGAGGAGGCGATCAGCGCGTTGAACGCCGGACTGCTCGAACTGGAGGGCGATCCGGACGACGAGGAGGCGATGGACTCGGTGTTCCGCACCGCCCACACGCTGAAGGGCAACGCCGGCGCGATGGGGTTCTCGACGGCCGCGAACCTCGCTCACGCCCTCGAGAACCTGCTCGACGGGATGCGACAGGGCGACGTGCCCGTCACCGGCGAGACGATGGACGCCGCCTTCGCCGGCGTGGACGAGTTCGAGGCGATGATCGACGAGGTGGCCGAGACCGGGGAGATCGCCCGCGATCCGACCGAGGCGGTCGCCGAGATCGAACGCGTCGTCCGCGAGACCGATCCCGTGGACGCGAGCGACGAGGCGGCGACGGCAGACTCCGAGAGCGACGGTGACACCGAGGACGCGGAGTCGACCGACGTCGAGGACAGACCAGCCGACGACGTGGAATCGACCGGTGAGTCGACCGACGACGAGGACCCGGCAGTCACAGCAGACGACACGGCCGGGGGCGAGTCCGAGGACCCACTGGACGCCTTCGTCGAGGAGGCTGGAGCAGACGAGCGGTCGCCCGCCGCGACAGTGGCAGACACTGCCGAGGCGTCCGACTCCGGCGTCGGCGAGACGACCGATACCGACGACGCCGACGCGTCCGACACAGCAGGCGACGACGCGCCGCCAGCGACCGCGACCACCGACCCCGGCGACGAGTTCTTCGACCCGGCGAACGACCAGATGGCCGACGACGACACGTCGGAACCGACAGACGACTCGGCGGGAGCGACAGGGGAGTCGGAGTCGCCGCCGACCGCGACCGGTGACGAGCCATCGACACAGACCGCGACCGGTGACGAGCCATCGACGACGACCGACGACAGCGAGTCGCCTTTCCCCACGCCGACCGAGGCCGAGACCGAGGCACTCCGGGAGACCGCCGGCGACCCGGACGGTCCCGCCCGGCACGTCAGACTCTCGGTGCTGGGCGGCGACTTCCCGGAGATCGACGGGTCGCTGGCGATGGACGGCGTGGCCGGCGAAGTCGACGTCCTCGGGGCCGACCCCGACTCGACCGCGATCCGCGAGGGCGACTTCGAGAGCCCCGTCGATCTGCTGGTCGAGAGCGACGCCGACCCCGACGACCTGGCCGAGACGCTCGAGGGGATTCCCCGGATCGAGACCGCAGTCGCGGTCCTCGCCGGCGACGTTGCCGCCGACGCCGAGGCGGTCCAGCAGTACCGCGAGGCACGCGCCGAGGCGACCGGCGAGGCGGACGGTGACGCGACGGGCGACGACGGCGCGCGTGTCCAGTCCGTCCGGGTCGACGTCGACACGCTGGACACGCTCTACGGCCTCGTCGAGGAACTCGTGACCAGCCGAATCCGGCTTCGCGGGGCGGTCGAGTCCGGCGACCTCGACAACGCCCAGCAGGAACTCGACGCCTTGGAGACCGCGACCGGCGACCTGCAGGACACCGTGATGGACGCGCGACTCGTCCCGCTCTCGACGGTCGCCAGCACCCTCCCGCGCGTCGTCCGGGACACCGCCCGCGAGTGCGGGAAGGAGGTCTCCCTGGAGACCGACGGCGAGGACGTGGAGATGGACAGAGACGTGCTGGAAGCCATCGGCGACCCGCTGATCCACATCGTCCGGAACGCGGTCGACCACGGCATCGAACCGCCGGAGATCCGCGAGTCGAAGGGGAAACCCCGCGAGGGCACCGTCGAACTCAGCGCGTGGCGCTCGCGTGATCGGGTGACCGTCGAGGTCAGCGACGACGGATCCGGTCTCGATCCGGACGCACTCCGGGAGACGGCGGTCGAACGCGGCACACTCGACCCCGAGGAGGCGGCCGCGATGAGCGACACCGCCGCCCGCGAACTCGTCTTCGAACCGGGGTTCTCGACCGCCGGCGAGGTGACGGAAGTGTCGGGTCGAGGGGTGGGGATGGACGTGGTCGCCAGCACGCTCCGTGAGCTGGACGGGCGCGTCGAGATCGAGTCGGAACCGGACGAGGGGACGACGGTTCGACTTCGCCTGCCCGTCTCCGTCGCCATCGCCCGGACGCTGTTCGTCGAGGTCGGCGACGAGGAGTTCGGCGTCCCGGTGTCTGCGGTCGAGGAGATCGGTCGCCTGACCGAGACCCGGACCGTTGAGGGACGCGAGGTCGTCCCCATCGACGGGGAACTGTACCCGCTCGTCCGCCTCGGCGACGCACTCGACGTGGCCGGGCGCGTCGAGGGGGAGATGCTGGTCCGTGCCCGGTCGTCCGTCCGGCAGGTCGCCCTCGGCGTGGACGCCGTGGCCGGACAGGAGGAGGTCGTCATCAAACCGTTCGACGGCGTGTTGGAAGGTATCCCTGGACTCTCGGGTGCGACCGTCCTCGGCGAGGGTAGAGTCGTGCCCGTACTGGACGTAGAGACGCTGTAG